One Mesorhizobium sp. J428 DNA segment encodes these proteins:
- a CDS encoding ABC transporter ATP-binding protein produces MSAFLELNGVTKRFGGLVAVNDVGLTVEQGQIYSLIGPNGAGKTTLFNLISAVFRPTLGSILFEGNDLTRLPTHALAGLGIARTFQNLAVFKHETVVNNLLVGMHTHLRSDPISAAIFWGRTRREEMKARDRVEEIIDFLEIEDIRDHPVGTLSYGQQKRVELGRALAVSPKLLLLDEMVSGMNQEEREDIARFILDLKDELGMTVFMVEHDMGIVMDISDHVCVVNYGRKIAEGTPAEVAANPAVIDAYLGAKRSAA; encoded by the coding sequence GTGAGCGCCTTCCTCGAACTCAACGGGGTGACGAAGCGGTTCGGTGGTCTCGTCGCGGTCAACGATGTCGGTCTCACCGTCGAGCAGGGGCAAATCTATTCGCTGATCGGCCCGAACGGCGCCGGCAAGACGACGCTGTTCAACCTGATCAGCGCAGTGTTCCGGCCGACATTGGGCAGCATCCTGTTCGAGGGCAACGACCTGACGCGGCTGCCGACCCATGCGCTCGCCGGCCTCGGCATCGCGCGGACGTTCCAGAACCTCGCCGTCTTCAAGCATGAGACGGTGGTGAACAACCTGCTCGTCGGCATGCACACGCATCTCAGGTCCGATCCGATCTCGGCGGCGATCTTCTGGGGCCGGACGCGCCGCGAGGAGATGAAGGCGCGCGACCGGGTGGAGGAGATCATCGACTTCCTGGAGATCGAGGACATCCGCGACCATCCGGTCGGCACACTGTCCTACGGCCAGCAGAAGCGCGTCGAACTCGGCCGGGCACTCGCCGTGTCGCCCAAGCTCCTGCTGCTCGACGAGATGGTGTCCGGCATGAACCAGGAAGAGCGCGAGGACATCGCCCGCTTCATCCTCGACCTGAAGGACGAACTCGGCATGACCGTGTTCATGGTCGAGCACGACATGGGGATCGTGATGGACATTTCCGACCATGTCTGCGTGGTCAATTACGGCCGCAAGATCGCGGAAGGTACACCCGCTGAGGTCGCGGCCAATCCGGCCGTGATCGATGCCTATCTCGGCGCCAAGAGGAGCGCGGCATGA